The following are encoded together in the Candidatus Woesebacteria bacterium genome:
- a CDS encoding SDR family oxidoreductase, which yields MNLKNKTAVITGATGGIGSVLSVKLAQKGVKLILLSRTESKLKDLIDRLDGDGHEYIQMDATKTQKVKETAEKILGLTEKIDILVNAAGVGVYKSLEDAGINEWEDSVAINVTTPFYLTKELLPHLKKSEDSVVINVGSGMGKIPTPCRSVYCATKYALRGMTLSLAAEYHGSNIHFVHIDLGSTLTDFGPLSLEDKIEENLRGKSYFTPSWVADKFIAIIEKDEYEAEITLYPSDYK from the coding sequence ATGAATTTGAAAAATAAAACGGCGGTTATTACAGGTGCAACTGGTGGAATTGGCTCAGTACTTTCAGTTAAGTTAGCCCAAAAGGGAGTGAAACTTATTTTACTGTCTAGGACTGAAAGTAAACTCAAGGATTTGATTGACAGACTCGATGGAGATGGTCATGAGTACATTCAAATGGATGCAACAAAAACACAAAAAGTTAAAGAGACGGCGGAAAAGATACTGGGTTTAACTGAAAAAATTGATATTTTGGTAAATGCAGCTGGTGTTGGTGTATACAAAAGTTTAGAAGATGCAGGTATTAATGAATGGGAAGATAGTGTTGCGATAAACGTAACGACACCCTTTTACTTAACAAAAGAACTTCTGCCTCACCTTAAAAAATCCGAGGACTCTGTCGTTATAAATGTGGGTTCGGGTATGGGTAAAATCCCTACTCCTTGCAGGAGTGTATATTGTGCCACGAAATATGCCTTGAGGGGAATGACTTTGTCACTTGCCGCTGAATATCATGGGTCGAATATTCATTTTGTTCATATAGACTTAGGTAGTACATTAACTGATTTCGGCCCACTGTCTCTGGAAGATAAAATTGAGGAAAATTTACGAGGCAAATCATATTTTACTCCTTCGTGGGTAGCTGACAAATTTATTGCTATAATTGAGAAAGATGAATATGAGGCTGAAATCACGCTTTACCCGTCTGATTATAAGTAA
- a CDS encoding manganese-dependent inorganic pyrophosphatase: MPTKIFGHKAPDTDTICSAVSYAWFLNQKDIDAKAYRLGDLNKETQFVLENFNVPSPDLLGHLEEKDKVVIVDTNNPEELPDDLQKAEIIQVIDHHKLTGGIKTNYPIPVIIKPLASTATIIWKHIKHSGIEIDLANAGLLLAGIISDTLNLTSPTTTEKDRSAVKELNEIVKLDINEFAGKMFEAKGDLTGMSPRQIVLVDSKIFEFGTKKVRISVLETTKPDNALNMQSDLEKDLQELKLKENLDFAFFFAVDILNSRAVLISGTNEENNLAEEAFNAKFENGRIMLPGVVSRKKQIVPVLQTVIEKL, from the coding sequence ATGCCTACAAAAATATTCGGCCACAAAGCACCAGATACCGATACCATATGCTCTGCTGTTTCCTATGCATGGTTTCTAAATCAAAAAGACATTGATGCAAAGGCTTATAGATTGGGAGACTTAAACAAAGAAACACAGTTCGTGTTGGAAAATTTTAATGTCCCTTCACCTGATTTGCTTGGTCACCTTGAGGAAAAAGATAAAGTAGTAATTGTCGATACCAACAATCCAGAAGAATTACCTGACGACCTTCAAAAGGCCGAAATAATTCAAGTGATTGATCACCACAAATTAACAGGTGGAATTAAAACTAACTATCCCATACCGGTAATAATTAAGCCACTTGCTTCAACGGCTACGATTATTTGGAAGCACATAAAACATTCCGGAATTGAAATCGACCTGGCAAATGCAGGACTTCTACTCGCAGGGATAATATCCGATACCTTGAATTTAACCAGCCCTACGACAACCGAGAAAGACAGAAGCGCTGTTAAAGAGCTAAACGAAATTGTCAAACTAGATATCAATGAATTTGCCGGTAAAATGTTTGAAGCGAAGGGTGATTTAACGGGCATGTCGCCTAGGCAAATTGTTTTAGTGGATAGTAAGATTTTTGAGTTTGGAACGAAGAAAGTTCGGATATCCGTGTTAGAAACAACCAAACCCGATAATGCGCTAAATATGCAATCTGATTTAGAAAAGGATTTACAAGAATTGAAACTTAAGGAAAATCTCGATTTCGCATTTTTCTTTGCAGTCGATATTCTTAACTCAAGAGCAGTACTCATATCTGGTACTAACGAAGAAAATAATCTTGCCGAAGAAGCTTTTAACGCTAAGTTTGAGAACGGTAGAATTATGCTCCCCGGTGTAGTGTCACGCAAAAAACAAATAGTACCCGTACTCCAGACTGTAATCGAAAAACTCTAG
- the aspA gene encoding aspartate ammonia-lyase (catalyzes the formation of fumarate from aspartate): MKKYYGEETRKALDNFHMTNTPVDLRLIKAVAIVKLAAIKANVKTGKIKRELGRPIIKAAKEVIDGKLDTQFPTDQIQGGAGTSINMNVNEVITSRANEILGSSSIHYLDHVNSSQSTNDVIPTAIRIVILEELGKYLISLNKLSITFAKKEKEFCNIVKVGRTHLQDAVPITLGREFGAYKNLIKRDIKRLEEIKKYLLITNLGGTAIGTSENASKDYITAIHEYLEMETGYKFTPSHDLVDATQNIDPLIHASYLIQLSSVGISKICSDLRLLASGPRAGLAEILLPSYQKGSSIMPGKTNPVILEAFNQVTYQVIGNTQVATQVILAGELELNTMLPVFSKTIIESLTFLTNGINSVNDTVSTIKANSEKIQSNLDTSLVLSTQLSKFIGYDRA, encoded by the coding sequence ATGAAAAAATACTACGGCGAAGAAACGCGAAAGGCGCTTGATAATTTCCACATGACCAACACCCCGGTTGATCTTCGTTTGATTAAAGCGGTCGCAATTGTAAAACTTGCAGCCATTAAAGCAAACGTAAAAACCGGCAAAATAAAAAGAGAGCTCGGTCGACCGATAATCAAGGCGGCTAAAGAAGTAATTGACGGAAAACTTGACACTCAATTCCCGACCGACCAAATCCAAGGTGGTGCCGGTACGTCAATAAATATGAATGTAAATGAAGTGATTACATCTCGAGCAAATGAAATACTAGGCAGTAGTTCTATTCATTATTTAGATCATGTCAATTCATCGCAATCAACAAACGATGTAATTCCAACCGCTATAAGAATCGTAATTCTTGAAGAGCTCGGCAAATATTTGATTTCGTTAAATAAATTGTCAATTACATTTGCCAAAAAAGAAAAAGAGTTTTGCAATATTGTTAAAGTAGGAAGAACCCATTTGCAAGACGCTGTACCGATTACCTTGGGTCGAGAATTCGGCGCATACAAGAATTTAATCAAAAGAGATATTAAAAGACTTGAGGAAATAAAAAAATATCTTCTTATCACCAATCTGGGTGGTACAGCAATCGGAACAAGTGAAAATGCTTCCAAAGACTATATCACAGCTATTCATGAATACTTAGAAATGGAAACGGGCTATAAATTCACACCATCACATGACTTAGTCGATGCTACTCAAAACATCGACCCCTTGATCCACGCTTCGTATCTCATACAGCTTTCCAGTGTGGGAATATCCAAAATTTGTAGTGACTTAAGACTACTTGCCTCAGGACCGCGTGCAGGGTTAGCTGAAATACTTTTACCATCATACCAAAAAGGTTCAAGCATAATGCCGGGAAAAACTAACCCCGTTATACTGGAAGCTTTTAACCAAGTCACATATCAGGTAATTGGCAATACCCAAGTAGCTACACAAGTAATTCTTGCCGGTGAACTAGAGTTGAACACCATGCTTCCCGTTTTTTCAAAGACGATAATAGAGTCATTAACTTTTTTAACCAACGGCATCAATTCGGTAAATGATACCGTTTCAACAATAAAGGCAAATTCCGAAAAAATTCAATCTAACCTTGATACTAGTCTTGTACTGTCGACTCAATTGTCAAAATTCATTGGATACGACAGAGCATAG